The DNA window GCTTGTTGCATCGGTGACAGCTCGGACTGGGTTAACTGGGGTTTTTGGCGTTGGCAAAACAATAGTTGGAACCAAGGTCACATCAATTCGGCTAACGCAGCGAACCGTGGTTTCTTCTACATGCGTAAGGGCAACGCCAAGTTCCGCGACGTCCTTGACGGCTTGTCCAACACCATCGCAGTTGGCGAAATCGCCAGCGGATTGGGTGACCGCGACATCCGCACCGATCCCTATTACGGGATTGGCTGGGGAACGATTCACAACAATCCTTCGGCCTGTGCCGACGCTGGCGGGCTGATTGACTCGTTGCGTCCCCAGTACTGGGATGCCTCGGTCGGGAACACCAACCCAGGATTGCGAAACAACACTTGGAAGCGTGGTTTCCGTTGGTCGGACTCCGTTCCGGTTTACACCTGTTTCACCACGATGACCGCTCCGAACCGCGAGGTTTGCATGGGCGGTGGCGGTGACTTTGATACCGGTTCGGAACCTCCGAGCAGCCGTCACCAAGGTGGCGTGCATTGCTTGATGGGTGACGGTGCGGTGAAGTTCATCACCGATTCGATCGAAGCAGGCAACAGCCGTGCTCCGGTCGTCAAGGTCGGCAGCATCAACCCACCGGGATCGAAGAGCCCGTACGGTTTGTGGGGTGCTTTGGGAACGCGTGCAAGTAAGGAATCGGTCGAGGGCGATTTTTAGCATCGCCTCGGAAATTCTGGGCACGCCCTAGCCCTTGGTGATTCACTCGAAGCCGTATGCAATTTTTATTGCATGCGGCTTTTTGACGCGCCGACATCGCCCTTCGGACCGTCAGCAGCTGCCAGTCAGCGGTCGACCGGTGGCTGTCCCGTCCTCGAATTTGAAGTTGGCTTGGCTCTGACGTTTCCGTTTGATTCGCTTCAATGACACGAGGAATCACGAGAGAAACGTCTCGTTCAGGGGTGTCCCCTTTTTGCTGCACGCAGTGGTGGGTGCATCGTTGAGGCGTCGGCCGGTGCGTGGATACCGTCTTTGCGGTTGCATCCCCATTTCGGCAGGGAGCGCATGCCGTCAAGTCGATCGCTCCTGTCTACGACGGTCTTGCATATCATCCGATCGTTATTAGGATCAAGTTGCGAGTGATCACTGCTTCATGGCGACTCAGCAAAGCTTGGTTGCACGTTGTTGACTCGTCATCCCTGGAAAGGGATGAGTGCCCACCTGTTTTGGCCCCCACCTATTTGTTTTTCGCACCAGCCATGAATCCGCATGGGGTATCGGTGCGCGCTGGTTTTTTCGCTCGCGTGTGAGGTTGAGCGAATGCACGCAGGCGTGCTGAACCGGCGCTTAAGGCAAATTGACGCGGGGTGAAAAATGTGGGTGTCCCCTTTTGTAGAGAGGAAGTAGGATGGTGTTGTTTGGCGAGGTGAT is part of the Novipirellula artificiosorum genome and encodes:
- a CDS encoding DUF1559 domain-containing protein, whose product is MSARRKRVTGFTLVELLVVIAIIGVLVGLLLPAVQAAREAARRMSCSNNVKQIGLALHNYHSAFGQIPTQGGGTFRDDTNGNATPDHNRRRLSWLIPITPFIEQQALWEQISNPYDMDGDGVIAWTDVNGDCQPMGPRPWNTNYDPWMTEIPGFRCPSDPGSGAPAMARTNYACCIGDSSDWVNWGFWRWQNNSWNQGHINSANAANRGFFYMRKGNAKFRDVLDGLSNTIAVGEIASGLGDRDIRTDPYYGIGWGTIHNNPSACADAGGLIDSLRPQYWDASVGNTNPGLRNNTWKRGFRWSDSVPVYTCFTTMTAPNREVCMGGGGDFDTGSEPPSSRHQGGVHCLMGDGAVKFITDSIEAGNSRAPVVKVGSINPPGSKSPYGLWGALGTRASKESVEGDF